The following coding sequences lie in one Phalacrocorax aristotelis chromosome 4, bGulAri2.1, whole genome shotgun sequence genomic window:
- the LOC142056342 gene encoding toll-like receptor 2 type-2, giving the protein MQDTSKMFNQTKHKTRTTHTWQAWAIYMVLAANLSEEQPLKQACPSCDATQLCNCSSMGLDVIPQGLTAKITVLNLAHNRIKHIRSRDLQQVVNLRILLLQSNKISSIDMDSFHSLGKLELLDLSNNSLAHLSPVWFGHLVSLQQLRLQGNSYRDLGESSPFSSLRNLSSLHLGNPWFSRIRQGNFEGIAVLDKLWIDGDNLSHYEPGSLKSIKKVNHMILNIRSINVFSAIIRDLLHSVTWLEVREIAFNIPAEVQPLRVMSSSFAKKISFKQTLLTDGTVPAIVGILGDMPKLVELEMTDCRLLGTGQWEKKIQANQSETLRVLTVENLLIEKFYLFTDLQVVEYLLPLLTKVTVENTKVFLVPCRLSKHLQSLEYLDLSANLLGDRSLEHSACKGGWPLLQTLNLSQNSLSDLEMTGKSLSHLRHLTLLDISQNNFGEIPDVCEWPKTLKYLNLSSTQIPKLTTCIPPTLEVLDVSANALKEFGLQLPFLKELYLAKNQLKTLPGAAPIPNLVAMSVRRNKLNSFSREEFESFKKMELLDASDNNFVCSCEFVSFIHHRAGIAQVLVGWPDRYICDSPLAVRGAQVGAVHLSLMECHRSLVVVLICALVFLVILILVVVSYKYHAVWYLRMTWAWLQAKRKPKRAPPKDICYDAFVSYSENDSDWVENIMVRELEQACPPFRLCLHKRDFVPGKWIVDNIIDSIEKSHKTLFVLSEHFVQSEWCKYELDFSHFRLFDENNDAAILVLLEPIQSKAIPKRFCKLRKIMNTKTYLEWPLEEEQQQMFWENLKAALRS; this is encoded by the exons ATGCAGGACACAAG CAAAATGTTCAACCAAACgaaacacaaaacaagaacTACGCACACCTGGCAAGCGTGGGCTATCTACATGGTCTTAGCTGCAAACCTCTCGGAAGAGCAACCGCTGAAGCAGGCTTGTCCTTCATGTGATGCCACTCAGCTTTGCAACTGTTCTTCCATGGGCTTGGATGTTATTCCCCAAGGGCTCACGGCCAAAATAACAGTGTTAAACCTGGCCCACAACAGGATAAAGCACATCCGGTCCCGGGATCTGCAGCAGGTTGTGAACCTAAGAATCCTACTGCTGCAGTCCAACAAGATCAGCTCAATAGACATGGACTCGTTTCACTCCCTCGGGAAACTGGAGCTCTTGGACCTATCAAATAACAGCTTGGCTCACTTGTCCCCTGTGTGGTTTGGGCACCTTGTTTCGCTCCAGCAGCTCCGCCTTCAAGGGAACTCCTACAGAGACCTGGGGGAAAGCTCCCCCTTTTCTAGCCTGAGGAACCTGAGCTCTCTCCACCTGGGCAACCCATGGTTCTCCAGGATAAGGCAAGGGAACTTTGAGGGCATTGCGGTTCTCGACAAGTTGTGGATTGACGGTGACAATCTCAGTCATTATGAGCCGGGAAGCTTGAAATCGATTAAGAAGGTAAATCACATGATCCTAAACATAAGAAGTATTAATGTATTCTCAGCAATTATCAGGGACCTTCTGCACTCTGTCACTTGGTTAGAAGTGAGAGAAATAGCGTTCAATATACCTGCTGAAGTGCAACCATTGAGAGTCATGTCTTcttcttttgcaaagaaaatttcttttaaacagacCTTATTAACAGATGGTACTGTGCCGGCTATTGTCGGCATTTTAGGAGACATGCCAAAATTAGTGGAGCTGGAGATGACAGACTGTAGACTCTTGGGAACTggacaatgggaaaaaaaaattcaggcaaACCAATCAGAGACTCTTAGAGTTCTGACAGTAGAGAATTTACTTatagaaaaattttatttgtttacagATCTTCAGGTTGTGGAATATCTACTACCTCTTCTTACCAAAGTGACAGTTGAAAACACCAAGGTCTTTTTAGTACCATGCAGGCTTTCAAAACATCTTCAGTCATTAGAGTATCTTGACCTTAGTGCAAATTTGCTTGGAGACCGGAGTTTGGAGCATTCGGCCTGTAAGGGTGGTTGGCCCTTACTACAAACTCTGAATTTAAGTCAGAATTCACTGAGTGACTTAGAAATGACAGGTAAAAGTTTATCTCATCTAAGACACCTAACTCTCCTAGATATTagccaaaataattttggtgAGATTCCAGATGTGTGTGAATGGCCAAAAACcctgaaatatttaaacctCTCCAGCACTCAAATTCCTAAACTAACGACTTGCATTCCCCCAACGCTGGAAGTTCTGGATGTTAGTGCTAATGCGCTGAAGGAGTTTGGATTGCAACTCCCGTTCCTCAAAGAGCTGTACCTCGCAAAAAACCAGCTGAAGACCTTGCCTGGTGCCGCACCCATTCCTAACTTAGTGGCCATGTCAGTCAGAAGAAATAAGCTCAACAGTTTCTCCAGGGAGGAGTTTGAGTCGTTCAAGAAAATGGAGCTGCTGGATGCCAGCGACAACAACTTCGTCTGCTCCTGTGAATTCGTCTCCTTCATCCACCACCGGGCCGGGATAGCCCAGGTGCTGGTGGGGTGGCCAGACAGGTACATCTGTGACTCTCCCCTGGCAGTGAGAGGGGCACAGGTTGGAGCTGTGCACCTCTCTCTGATGGAGTGCCACAGGTCCCTCGTGGTGGTGTTGATCTGCGCCCTGGTGTTCCTGGTCATCCTCATCCTCGTGGTTGTCAGCTACAAGTACCACGCAGTCTGGTACCTGAGAATGACCTGGGCGTGGCTCCAAGCCAAGCGGAAGCCCAAGCGAGCCCCCCCGAAGGACATCTGCTACGACGCTTTTGTTTCCTACAGCGAGAACGACTCTGACTGGGTGGAAAACATAATGGTGCGTGAGCTGGAGCAGGCCTGCCCCCCCTTCCGGCTCTGCCTCCATAAGCGTGACTTTGTGCCCGGGAAGTGGATTGTGGACAATATCATTGATTCCATAGAGAAGAGCCACAAAACGCTCTTTGTGCTGTCCGAGCACTTTGTGCAGAGCGAGTGGTGCAAATACGAGCTGGACTTTTCTCACTTCCGCCTCTTTGACGAGAACAACGATGCAGCGATTCTCGTCCTCCTGGAGCCCATCCAGAGCAAAGCAATTCCCAAGAGGTTCTGCAAGCTGCGGAAGATCATGAACACAAAGACTTACCTGGAGTGGCCTCTTgaagaagagcagcagcagatgtttTGGGAAAACTTGAAAGCAGCCTTGAGGTCATAG